A stretch of the Tardiphaga sp. 709 genome encodes the following:
- a CDS encoding BTAD domain-containing putative transcriptional regulator, producing MLTGPNGAVGLPNKKLSGLLAYLACTAPEPQPREKLSSLFWGSYFDAQARQNLRQSLFKLRQILGRDALKSDGEFVSLNTTVILCDVSRFEVLVREGGRDALGEAADLYRGRFVDDIGVTEEGWSDWLAGERQRFQELALSAMVGLGEKELAAGRADHALKAGHRASALNNMREDAHRLIMQALSATGRKAEALKYYQEVVTLLKRELNTEPDEATRALVAELRRAQTLAESVVVSEVEISVPPAPALMMAVDQPSIVVLPFRNMSDDPEQEYFADGVTEDIITALSRFREFVVIARGSSFAFKDRRLTSRQIAQQLGVQYVLSGNIRKAGNRIRVSAELTHARDEVQVWSDRYDRAIVDVFDLQDDISASVAAVIDPAVRSAEVERARRKPLSDLSAYDIYLRALPYLWSGTRDGITRAIVLLRQSLTLDQLRPATLASLAWALVMASPLGAAALPETLVEALALARRAVEEDGTDAFAHAVYGFTLFGPVGNNDQGRVHCKEAVRLNPSSAFAWGILGMIDSMGGDYEHAVTCLHRSIALSPYDNMLHFWMTGLAASCFALGRPEDGILWARNSIQQNPANGTGHRMLVANLVAARRLEEARDVTRQRDAVQKTTITELRAMRFFKQDAALERYLSAQHEAGVTD from the coding sequence GTGCTCACCGGGCCGAACGGCGCCGTCGGCTTGCCAAACAAGAAGCTCTCGGGATTGCTTGCTTATCTGGCTTGCACGGCACCGGAGCCTCAGCCGCGCGAAAAACTGTCGAGCCTGTTCTGGGGGTCTTATTTCGACGCGCAAGCCAGGCAGAACCTCCGTCAGTCATTGTTCAAGCTACGTCAAATTCTGGGTCGGGATGCTCTCAAGAGCGATGGCGAGTTCGTATCGCTGAATACGACGGTGATCCTGTGCGATGTCAGCCGGTTCGAGGTCCTGGTGCGGGAAGGCGGCCGCGATGCGCTGGGTGAGGCAGCGGATCTCTATCGAGGGCGCTTCGTCGATGACATCGGTGTTACCGAAGAAGGCTGGAGCGATTGGCTGGCTGGCGAACGCCAGCGATTTCAGGAGCTGGCTCTAAGTGCGATGGTCGGGCTCGGCGAAAAAGAGCTGGCCGCCGGTCGTGCCGATCACGCATTGAAGGCCGGGCATCGCGCGAGCGCGCTGAACAACATGCGTGAGGATGCGCACCGGTTGATCATGCAGGCTCTGTCTGCAACAGGGCGTAAAGCTGAAGCGCTCAAATACTATCAAGAGGTCGTTACGCTTCTGAAGCGAGAGCTCAACACGGAGCCGGACGAGGCAACCCGAGCACTCGTCGCTGAACTACGCAGGGCCCAGACACTGGCTGAATCGGTGGTTGTCAGCGAGGTCGAGATATCGGTTCCACCCGCGCCTGCTCTGATGATGGCCGTGGATCAACCATCCATCGTGGTTCTGCCGTTTCGGAACATGAGCGACGACCCGGAGCAGGAATACTTCGCTGACGGTGTCACCGAGGACATCATCACCGCTTTGTCGCGCTTTCGCGAATTCGTGGTCATCGCACGCGGATCGAGCTTTGCCTTCAAGGATAGAAGGCTGACCAGCCGGCAAATCGCACAACAACTGGGTGTTCAATACGTCCTGAGCGGCAACATCCGCAAAGCGGGCAACCGCATCCGTGTCTCGGCCGAACTGACCCATGCCCGCGATGAGGTCCAAGTGTGGTCGGATCGCTACGATCGCGCCATCGTCGATGTTTTCGATCTGCAGGATGACATCAGCGCGAGTGTCGCTGCGGTGATTGATCCGGCGGTGCGGAGCGCCGAGGTCGAACGCGCACGGCGTAAGCCGCTCTCGGATCTTTCAGCTTACGACATCTACCTGCGAGCGCTTCCCTATCTATGGAGCGGAACCCGTGACGGGATCACGAGGGCGATCGTATTGTTGCGACAGTCTCTCACCCTCGATCAGCTGCGCCCAGCCACGCTGGCGTCCCTTGCCTGGGCACTTGTCATGGCGTCGCCTCTGGGGGCGGCGGCTTTGCCGGAAACGTTGGTCGAAGCCCTCGCCTTGGCACGCCGCGCCGTCGAGGAAGATGGCACAGATGCTTTTGCCCATGCGGTCTATGGCTTCACATTGTTTGGTCCGGTCGGCAACAACGATCAGGGGCGCGTCCACTGCAAGGAGGCTGTGCGCCTCAATCCAAGCTCCGCCTTCGCCTGGGGCATCCTTGGAATGATCGACAGCATGGGTGGTGACTATGAGCATGCTGTCACATGCCTTCACCGGTCGATCGCCCTTAGCCCCTACGACAATATGCTCCATTTTTGGATGACGGGCCTGGCTGCATCATGCTTTGCGCTCGGGCGCCCCGAGGATGGTATCTTGTGGGCGCGCAACTCGATCCAGCAGAATCCGGCCAACGGTACGGGTCATCGCATGCTGGTAGCCAATCTTGTAGCCGCCAGGCGATTGGAAGAGGCGCGTGACGTGACGCGCCAGCGCGATGCCGTGCAAAAGACGACTATCACAGAGCTTCGTGCTATGCGCTTTTTCAAGCAGGACGCTGCTCTCG
- a CDS encoding DUF6647 family protein, whose product MNALIATYIAWIIAQTGFVPPAHPPIHFATSAEMAVLSGAPENSGLEFQALYSREQGAIYLPHEWQPVNLRQKSALLHELVHHVQRANNVEAPCVAAHERQAYDLQMKWLREQGAEDPYNLIGTNELTIYMVSVCRDGS is encoded by the coding sequence GTGAACGCTCTGATCGCCACCTATATCGCATGGATCATTGCCCAAACCGGCTTCGTCCCTCCGGCTCACCCGCCAATCCATTTCGCGACGTCAGCAGAAATGGCTGTGCTAAGTGGTGCGCCGGAAAATAGCGGGCTCGAATTTCAGGCCCTCTACAGCCGCGAACAAGGCGCGATCTACCTGCCCCACGAGTGGCAACCAGTCAATTTGCGGCAGAAGAGCGCGCTGCTGCACGAGCTCGTGCATCACGTGCAACGAGCCAACAACGTCGAAGCTCCATGTGTGGCAGCCCACGAACGCCAAGCCTATGACCTTCAGATGAAATGGCTACGCGAACAGGGTGCCGAGGATCCCTACAACCTCATCGGCACAAATGAACTCACAATCTACATGGTGAGCGTCTGCCGCGACGGTTCGTAA
- the thiD gene encoding bifunctional hydroxymethylpyrimidine kinase/phosphomethylpyrimidine kinase, with protein MPTPIALTIAGSDSSGGAGIQADLKTFAALGVYGASVIAALTAQNTKGVTGIHQVPAEFVSEQINAVFVDLAVGAVKIGMVAQRDVIEAIAAGLATWQPKHVVLDPVMVATSGDRLLAPEAIAALRSTLIPLAQIITPNLPEAAALLDEPMAEGDAAIEAQGKRLLALGCKAVLIKGGHGHGPESTDYFITADRAIALPAARVATKNTHGTGCTLSSAIAAGLAKGETLEAAVRAAKAYVTAAIGAADRFTVGHGHGPVHHFHAFY; from the coding sequence ATGCCCACACCCATTGCGCTGACCATTGCCGGTTCGGATTCCTCGGGCGGCGCCGGGATCCAGGCCGACCTCAAGACCTTCGCGGCGCTGGGCGTCTATGGCGCGTCGGTGATCGCAGCACTGACCGCGCAGAACACCAAGGGCGTCACCGGCATCCATCAGGTGCCCGCTGAGTTCGTCAGCGAGCAGATCAACGCCGTGTTCGTCGATCTCGCCGTCGGCGCGGTGAAGATCGGCATGGTCGCGCAGCGCGATGTGATCGAGGCCATCGCCGCGGGCCTCGCGACATGGCAGCCGAAGCATGTGGTGCTCGATCCGGTGATGGTCGCGACCTCAGGCGATCGCCTGCTGGCGCCGGAGGCCATCGCCGCGCTGCGCAGCACGCTCATTCCGCTGGCGCAGATTATCACGCCGAACCTGCCAGAGGCCGCCGCACTGCTCGACGAGCCGATGGCAGAGGGCGATGCTGCGATCGAGGCGCAGGGCAAGCGGCTGCTCGCGCTCGGCTGCAAGGCTGTGCTGATCAAGGGCGGTCACGGCCACGGCCCGGAGAGCACCGACTATTTTATCACCGCCGATCGCGCCATCGCATTGCCGGCCGCGCGTGTCGCGACGAAGAACACGCATGGTACGGGCTGCACGCTATCGTCAGCGATCGCCGCAGGGCTTGCCAAAGGCGAGACGCTGGAAGCCGCGGTGCGTGCGGCGAAAGCCTATGTCACAGCGGCGATCGGTGCCGCGGATCGTTTTACAGTCGGGCATGGCCATGGGCCCGTGCATCATTTCCACGCATTCTATTAG
- a CDS encoding Lrp/AsnC ligand binding domain-containing protein — MVPFFVQFKCKLGQSYAVANALAEAEIASEIYSTAGHYDLLVKFYVDNATDIGHFVNEKVQTIPGIQDTHTIITFKAF, encoded by the coding sequence ATGGTCCCCTTCTTTGTCCAGTTCAAGTGCAAGCTTGGCCAGTCCTATGCCGTCGCCAACGCGCTGGCCGAAGCCGAAATCGCCTCGGAGATCTATTCCACAGCCGGGCATTACGATCTGCTGGTGAAGTTCTACGTCGATAACGCCACCGACATCGGCCATTTCGTGAACGAGAAGGTGCAAACCATCCCGGGCATCCAGGACACCCACACGATCATCACGTTCAAGGCGTTTTGA
- a CDS encoding transketolase, giving the protein MPIDHNRLQTLTALARKVLWLSSWTIHNANHIRPNTDGLKVGGHQASSASLATIMSALYFSVLKPEDRVAVKPHASPVFHAIQYLFGNQTREKLENFRGFKGAQSYPSRTKDIDDVDFSTGSVGLGVAQTLFSSLVQDYVSAHGWMKDRREGRMIALVGDAEMDEGNIFEALLEGWKHGLRNTWWVVDYNRQSLDAVVREGLWEKFESMFRNFGWDVVIVKYGRLMGAAFAEPGGAALKTWIDNCPNQIYSALCFQGGAAFRKRLNDEIGDQGPVSRLIEARSDDELLALMSNLGGHDMASMVEAFEAIDHDRPVCFIAYTIKGIGLPFQGHKDNHAGLMTPTQMETWRAAQNIRPGHEWDRYEGLTQDAAKLDAFLKNVPFVQQGTRRLSAPAIDVPAHLSFKPSPEMSTQQGFGLVLNELARGDTELASRIVTASPDVTVSTNLGAWVNRRGLFARAEKADHFRSEKIPSTFNWDFSPKGQHIELGIAEANLFILMSALGLSSSINGVRLLPVATLYDPFIERGLDQLNYACYQDARFMVAATPSGITLAPEGGAHQSIATPLIGMAQDGLASFEPAFVDELAVIMGWGFQHMQRDAGTDDAGQRTGGSVYLRLSTRTIEQPQRMMTPELREGITDGAYWLRKPGANCDLVIAYAGTLAPEAIEATGLLGDSHRDIGLLAITSADRLHAGWTSARKIRRDRRNPQHLSRIEKLLQPLPRDCGIVIVLDGHPATLGWIGSVCGHRMEALGVEQFGQTGTIVDLYRHHGIDANAIVDAAEELSGVPVLHRKMAV; this is encoded by the coding sequence ATGCCGATCGATCACAATCGCCTGCAGACCCTGACCGCGTTGGCGCGCAAGGTGCTCTGGCTCTCATCATGGACCATCCATAACGCCAACCACATCCGCCCCAATACCGATGGTCTCAAGGTCGGCGGTCATCAGGCTTCGTCGGCGTCGCTCGCGACGATCATGTCAGCGCTCTATTTTTCTGTGCTGAAGCCGGAGGATCGCGTTGCGGTGAAGCCGCATGCGAGCCCGGTGTTCCACGCCATCCAGTATCTGTTCGGCAACCAGACGCGCGAGAAGCTGGAAAACTTCCGTGGCTTCAAGGGCGCGCAGAGCTATCCGTCGCGCACCAAGGATATCGACGATGTCGATTTCTCTACCGGCTCGGTTGGCCTCGGCGTCGCGCAGACGCTGTTCTCATCGCTGGTGCAGGACTACGTCTCGGCTCACGGCTGGATGAAGGACCGCCGCGAGGGCCGCATGATCGCGCTGGTCGGCGATGCCGAGATGGACGAGGGCAACATTTTTGAAGCGCTGCTCGAAGGCTGGAAGCATGGACTGCGCAATACCTGGTGGGTCGTCGACTACAACCGCCAGAGCCTCGACGCCGTCGTGCGCGAAGGGCTGTGGGAGAAGTTCGAATCCATGTTCCGCAACTTTGGCTGGGACGTGGTGATCGTGAAGTATGGCCGGCTGATGGGCGCCGCCTTTGCCGAGCCTGGCGGTGCCGCGCTGAAGACCTGGATCGACAACTGTCCGAACCAGATCTATTCGGCTTTGTGTTTCCAGGGCGGCGCGGCGTTCCGCAAGCGGCTCAATGACGAAATCGGCGACCAAGGCCCGGTGTCGCGTCTGATCGAGGCGCGCAGCGACGACGAATTGCTGGCGCTGATGTCCAATCTTGGCGGTCATGACATGGCCAGCATGGTTGAGGCCTTCGAGGCGATCGATCACGATCGTCCGGTCTGCTTCATCGCCTATACGATCAAGGGCATCGGCCTGCCGTTCCAGGGCCACAAGGACAATCATGCCGGCCTGATGACGCCGACGCAGATGGAGACTTGGCGCGCGGCACAGAACATCCGTCCCGGCCATGAGTGGGACAGATATGAAGGCCTGACGCAGGATGCGGCGAAGCTGGATGCCTTCCTGAAGAATGTGCCCTTCGTGCAGCAGGGCACGCGGCGCTTGTCAGCGCCTGCCATTGACGTTCCCGCGCATCTGTCGTTCAAGCCGTCGCCGGAGATGTCGACACAACAGGGCTTTGGCCTGGTGCTCAATGAGTTGGCGCGGGGCGATACCGAACTGGCGTCGCGCATCGTGACCGCGTCGCCCGATGTCACCGTGTCGACGAACCTCGGCGCCTGGGTCAATCGCCGCGGGCTGTTCGCGCGCGCCGAGAAGGCCGATCACTTTCGCAGCGAGAAGATTCCCTCGACCTTCAATTGGGATTTCTCGCCGAAGGGCCAGCACATCGAACTCGGCATTGCCGAGGCGAACCTGTTCATCCTGATGTCGGCCTTGGGCCTGTCGAGCAGCATCAACGGCGTCCGCCTGCTGCCGGTCGCGACGCTGTACGATCCCTTCATCGAGCGTGGTCTCGATCAGCTTAACTATGCCTGTTATCAGGATGCGCGTTTCATGGTGGCGGCGACGCCGTCGGGCATCACGCTGGCGCCGGAAGGCGGCGCGCATCAGTCGATCGCGACGCCGCTGATCGGCATGGCGCAGGATGGTCTCGCATCGTTCGAGCCGGCTTTCGTCGATGAGCTCGCCGTGATCATGGGCTGGGGCTTCCAGCACATGCAGCGTGACGCTGGCACCGATGATGCCGGCCAACGCACGGGCGGCTCGGTCTATCTGAGGCTGTCCACGCGCACGATCGAACAGCCGCAGCGCATGATGACGCCGGAGCTGCGGGAGGGCATCACCGATGGCGCCTACTGGCTGCGCAAGCCGGGCGCCAATTGCGATCTGGTGATCGCCTATGCCGGCACGCTGGCACCGGAGGCGATCGAGGCAACGGGACTGCTCGGCGACAGCCATCGCGACATCGGCCTCTTGGCGATCACCTCAGCCGACCGTCTCCACGCGGGTTGGACGTCGGCGCGGAAAATCCGCCGCGACAGGCGTAACCCGCAGCATCTGAGCCGTATCGAGAAGCTGCTGCAGCCGCTGCCGCGCGATTGCGGCATCGTCATCGTGCTCGATGGCCATCCGGCGACTTTGGGCTGGATCGGCAGCGTGTGCGGTCATCGCATGGAAGCGCTGGGTGTCGAGCAATTCGGCCAGACGGGCACAATTGTCGATCTCTATCGCCACCACGGCATCGACGCGAATGCGATCGTCGACGCGGCGGAGGAGCTGAGCGGCGTGCCCGTGCTGCATCGGAAGATGGCGGTGTGA
- a CDS encoding Lrp/AsnC family transcriptional regulator yields the protein MSALDAIDRKILAALQIDSRITMQELAERVGLSISPCHRRVKLLEERGVITRYMALVDQKAIGLPVSVFISIQLVRQKEEDLNRFAKAISKWEEVLECYLMTGNRDYLLRVVAADLSSYEAFLKNKLTRLDGIASIESSFALSQVKYSIALPV from the coding sequence ATGTCAGCCCTCGACGCAATCGACCGCAAGATTCTCGCCGCGCTGCAGATCGACAGCCGCATCACCATGCAGGAGCTGGCCGAGAGGGTCGGGCTCTCGATCTCGCCGTGCCATCGCAGGGTGAAATTGCTGGAAGAGCGCGGCGTCATCACCCGCTACATGGCGCTGGTCGATCAGAAGGCAATCGGGCTGCCAGTCAGCGTCTTCATCTCCATCCAGCTTGTCAGGCAGAAGGAGGAAGACCTCAACCGTTTTGCGAAAGCGATCTCGAAATGGGAGGAAGTACTGGAATGCTATCTGATGACCGGCAACCGCGACTATCTCTTGCGCGTCGTCGCGGCGGATCTGTCGTCCTATGAGGCATTCCTGAAGAACAAGCTGACGCGGCTCGACGGCATCGCCTCGATCGAATCCAGCTTCGCCCTCAGCCAGGTGAAGTATTCGATCGCACTGCCGGTGTAA
- a CDS encoding EAL domain-containing protein — MLRVWNCIELQHDWRQILLAAAVCFLSSLAAVNLFTRARTALPDTRLAWLITAGAVTGFGTWATHFIAMLAYTPGFELHYDLIITACSLVASAVMTTAGFAIALFNRTKRNALAGGAVIGLGIACMHYMGMASLRIPAIIQWMPDLVTVSVVGGMVIAALAILVAQTADRSGKLLVAALLLTLAICVHHFVAMGAIDLTYNAAAAENQSLLSPIELSLAIAAFTAAVVIAGLVVAVTDQRTRRSMSKRNLQLDAALNNMEQGLCMYGADGLLELWNESYLRMYNIPPAKMLAGATEDQVLAIRAAAGTLFVDMDSYEMKMRTALADRVPSSQTAELPDGRAINVRYRPMKNGGWVATHADITDRKLSEARIVHLARHDPITDLPNRVAFNEHLARVFKEASAGHGSFAIARIDIDRFRETNDVYGQATGDAVLAELAKRLAQACNGAFLARPSGDIFSIVSHLGAEPQTAEDLCARLSSILDNTFQIDGQHVNVRCSIGISVYPQDGQDIEALIAHADLALDRAKAEERGTIRFFEAAMDQHIREKRLLQRDLVVAVENKQFQLYFQPQATTEGAVVAFEVLLRWRHPERGIISPTVFIPLAEESGLIGAIDEWVAREACREAATWVNPLSIAINLSPVNFQRGDVPGMLAAVLAETGLCPKRVEIEITEGVLIDDFAGAIAILHAVKELGVRVAMDDFGTGYSSLSYLQAFPFDKIKIDQTFVAKLEDNPQSAAIVHAIIGLGRSLKLPVIAEGVETVAQMSFLAAEGCAEIQGFLIGRPQPIAHYQSVVSALGGTAATVKRAS; from the coding sequence ATGCTACGAGTCTGGAATTGCATCGAATTGCAGCATGACTGGCGGCAGATCCTGCTGGCGGCAGCGGTGTGTTTTCTCTCCAGCCTTGCTGCCGTCAACCTGTTCACGCGGGCGCGCACCGCATTGCCCGACACGCGCCTTGCGTGGTTGATTACCGCGGGCGCGGTCACCGGCTTCGGCACATGGGCGACGCATTTCATCGCGATGCTCGCATACACGCCTGGTTTCGAACTCCACTACGACCTCATCATCACCGCCTGTTCGCTCGTCGCCTCTGCAGTGATGACCACGGCCGGCTTCGCGATCGCGCTGTTCAATCGAACCAAACGAAACGCGCTGGCCGGCGGCGCGGTGATCGGCCTCGGCATCGCCTGCATGCACTATATGGGCATGGCGTCGCTGCGCATCCCCGCCATCATCCAGTGGATGCCGGACCTTGTGACGGTGTCGGTCGTCGGCGGCATGGTGATTGCCGCCTTGGCAATCCTGGTCGCCCAGACCGCCGACCGGTCGGGCAAGCTACTCGTTGCCGCACTGCTTCTGACGCTCGCGATCTGCGTACATCACTTTGTTGCCATGGGCGCGATCGATCTGACCTACAATGCCGCAGCCGCTGAGAACCAAAGTCTGCTGTCGCCGATCGAACTGTCGCTGGCCATTGCGGCCTTCACCGCTGCCGTGGTGATCGCCGGCCTCGTCGTTGCCGTAACAGATCAGCGCACCCGCCGCAGTATGAGCAAGCGCAATCTGCAGCTCGATGCGGCGCTCAACAATATGGAGCAGGGCCTATGCATGTATGGCGCCGATGGCCTGCTCGAATTGTGGAACGAAAGCTACTTGCGCATGTACAATATCCCGCCGGCGAAAATGTTGGCCGGCGCGACTGAGGATCAGGTGCTGGCAATTCGCGCGGCAGCTGGCACGCTGTTTGTCGACATGGATAGTTATGAGATGAAGATGCGGACGGCCCTCGCGGATCGCGTGCCGAGCAGCCAGACCGCCGAGCTGCCGGATGGACGCGCCATCAATGTGCGCTACCGGCCGATGAAGAATGGCGGCTGGGTCGCGACCCACGCCGACATCACCGACCGCAAACTCAGCGAAGCGCGGATCGTGCATCTCGCGCGGCACGATCCGATCACCGATCTGCCCAATCGTGTTGCCTTCAACGAACATCTGGCCCGCGTCTTCAAAGAGGCCTCGGCGGGACACGGCTCGTTTGCGATCGCGCGGATCGATATCGACCGCTTCAGAGAGACAAATGATGTATACGGCCAGGCCACCGGCGACGCCGTACTGGCCGAGCTGGCGAAGCGGCTGGCGCAAGCCTGCAACGGTGCATTTCTGGCACGGCCGAGTGGCGATATCTTCTCGATCGTGTCTCATCTCGGCGCGGAGCCGCAAACAGCGGAAGATCTCTGCGCGCGGTTGTCGAGCATTCTCGATAATACGTTTCAGATCGACGGCCAGCACGTCAATGTTCGCTGTAGTATCGGCATCTCCGTCTATCCGCAGGACGGCCAGGATATCGAAGCTCTCATTGCGCATGCGGATCTGGCGCTCGATCGCGCCAAGGCCGAGGAACGCGGCACCATCCGCTTCTTCGAGGCTGCGATGGATCAGCACATCCGCGAGAAACGACTGCTGCAACGTGATCTCGTGGTGGCGGTCGAGAACAAGCAATTCCAACTCTATTTTCAGCCGCAGGCGACCACGGAGGGCGCTGTCGTCGCCTTCGAGGTTCTGCTGCGCTGGCGGCATCCCGAGCGCGGCATCATCTCGCCGACGGTGTTCATTCCGCTGGCGGAGGAGAGCGGTCTGATAGGCGCCATCGACGAATGGGTGGCGCGCGAGGCCTGTCGCGAGGCGGCAACCTGGGTCAATCCGCTGTCGATCGCCATCAATCTGTCGCCGGTCAATTTTCAGCGCGGCGATGTGCCCGGGATGCTCGCCGCCGTTCTGGCGGAAACCGGTCTCTGCCCAAAGCGTGTCGAGATCGAGATCACCGAAGGCGTGCTGATTGACGATTTTGCTGGTGCCATCGCAATCCTGCACGCCGTCAAGGAATTGGGCGTTCGCGTCGCCATGGATGATTTCGGCACGGGTTATTCGAGCCTGAGCTATCTGCAGGCTTTCCCCTTCGACAAGATCAAGATCGACCAGACCTTCGTGGCCAAGCTCGAGGACAATCCGCAGTCCGCGGCTATTGTTCACGCTATCATCGGGCTCGGCCGCTCGTTGAAGCTCCCGGTGATCGCCGAGGGCGTCGAGACCGTCGCCCAAATGTCGTTTCTTGCCGCCGAGGGCTGTGCGGAGATCCAGGGCTTCCTGATCGGCCGCCCACAGCCGATTGCGCATTATCAAAGCGTCGTCAGCGCCCTGGGTGGTACCGCCGCCACGGTGAAGCGAGCCAGCTAG
- a CDS encoding DMT family transporter, producing MTSHVPPPKTAARVSAHRHTDRPLHGILMIICSTAFLASSDAMAKYLSRTGMPSVEIAWIRFLVFVVILLPIVLAPASGNPMRSTRPLLQVFRGLGLLCSSIFFIMALGYLPIAEATATGFISPLFVTGLSVLFLGEKVGLRRWTATIAGLLGVLIIVRPGTAAFQPGTIFPIISALGWATALVLTRKISGADRAITTMAFSAITGFLLLSVIVPFYWIVPSWTQIALGVGIGVAATVGHWIVVLAFRYADASVLAPFSYVQLVWVTLIGFFLFGEVPDAVAFAGAAIIIASGVYTAHRERVRRAQVTAPAEPYPSA from the coding sequence GTGACAAGCCATGTTCCGCCGCCGAAGACTGCTGCCCGTGTATCGGCTCATCGCCATACCGACCGGCCGCTGCACGGCATTCTTATGATCATTTGCTCGACGGCGTTTCTGGCGTCATCGGACGCGATGGCGAAATATCTGTCGCGCACGGGCATGCCATCGGTGGAGATCGCCTGGATCCGCTTTCTGGTGTTCGTCGTGATCCTGCTGCCGATCGTGTTGGCGCCGGCCTCGGGCAATCCGATGCGCTCGACGCGGCCGCTGCTGCAGGTCTTTCGCGGGCTGGGCCTGTTGTGTTCGTCGATCTTCTTCATCATGGCGCTCGGTTATCTGCCGATCGCGGAAGCGACTGCGACCGGCTTCATCTCGCCGCTATTCGTCACCGGGCTATCGGTTCTCTTCCTCGGCGAAAAGGTCGGTCTGCGCCGCTGGACCGCCACCATTGCCGGGCTTCTGGGCGTATTGATCATCGTGCGGCCGGGCACCGCGGCGTTTCAGCCCGGCACGATCTTTCCCATCATTTCGGCGCTGGGCTGGGCGACCGCGCTGGTGCTGACGCGCAAAATCAGCGGAGCCGACCGCGCCATCACCACGATGGCGTTCTCGGCGATCACCGGCTTTCTCCTGCTCAGTGTCATCGTGCCGTTCTACTGGATCGTGCCGAGCTGGACGCAGATCGCGCTCGGTGTTGGTATTGGCGTCGCCGCTACTGTCGGCCACTGGATTGTCGTATTGGCCTTCCGCTATGCGGATGCATCGGTACTGGCGCCGTTCTCCTATGTGCAGCTGGTGTGGGTGACGCTGATCGGCTTCTTCCTGTTTGGCGAAGTGCCCGATGCTGTCGCTTTCGCCGGTGCTGCAATCATCATCGCCAGCGGTGTCTACACCGCACATCGCGAACGCGTGCGCCGTGCGCAGGTCACCGCACCGGCGGAACCTTATCCGAGCGCTTAA